The following coding sequences are from one Lolium rigidum isolate FL_2022 chromosome 6, APGP_CSIRO_Lrig_0.1, whole genome shotgun sequence window:
- the LOC124668364 gene encoding jasmonate-induced protein homolog has translation MASIQCEKKDVELSLEEKASLDELTKQAEHSLNSQELLAGALKNQTTGPLSIIASKIFAGQVVRNFPNPLCNLDGFAMSGTFVKGVKAAVVYSAKNKAGVECGWLLAFSDTINSAGGRVFVECGHKGKFSNINWAQVEQKLEKSGAIAKAYDIETGTSLYAGICGPTGKSAVAAGFLV, from the exons ATGGCATCAATCCAATGTGAGAAGAAGGATGTGGAACTCAGTTTGGAGGAGAAAGCAAGTTTAGATGAGCTCACCAAGCAAGCTGAGCACTCGCTGAACTCTCAGGAACTACTAGCAGGTGCTTTGAAGAATCAAACAACGGGGCCCCTGAGTATTATTGCTAGCAAGATATTTGCAGGACAGGTTGTCAGAAACTTCCCCAACCCTCTTTGCAATTTGGATGGTTTCGCCATGTCAGGCACGTTCGTCAAAGGTGTCAAGGCTGCTGTGGTGTATTCCGCCAAAAACAAAGCTGGTGTAGAATGTGGATGGCTCCTTGCCTTTTCCGACACCATAAATTCTGCTGGAGGGAGG GTATTTGTGGAATGTGGCCATAAAGGTAAATTTAGCAACATCAATTGGGCACAAGTTGAGCAGAAACTGGAGAAATCCGGAGCCATTGCTAAGGCATATGACATAGAGACTGGAACATCACTCTATGCTGGCATTTGTGGACCTACCGGAAAATCTGCTGTTGCTGCAGGATTCCTTGTTTAA